The following coding sequences are from one Halomonas sp. HAL1 window:
- a CDS encoding nitrate reductase, with protein sequence MTQAKTTCPYCGVGCGVTATIEAGTLSAVEGDREHPANYGRLCVKGSALHETLGEQGRLTHPRVDGVEVAWESALNTTAERLNALRAEHGNHSVAAYLSGQLLTEDYYVANKLFKGFLGTPHLDTNSRLCMASAVAGYKRAFGADAVPCNYEDLEEAELVVLVGSNLAWNHPVLYQRIKVAKERNPLMRLVVIDPRVTDSCEIADLYLGIKPGSDAYLFNGLLAWMAKRRKLDTLYLERHTEGVEKALAAAQQTAGSVAEVAAACDVDPERLETFYYWFASQLHVVTLYSQGVNQSASGTDKCNAIINCHLAGGKIGLPGAGPFSITGQPNAMGGREVGGLANQLAAHMDYHTPGAIDLVSRFWATDNLTPILPEEPGYKAVELFEAIERGEIKALWVMATNPAISLPDAARVRAALEKCPLVIVSECAAHTDLLPYADIVLPASGWSEKDGTVTNSERRISRQRGMLPPPGEARHDWWIMCEVANRLGFAEAFNYAHPWEIFDEHARLSGFENGLENGVDNSTVPGSPQRLFDISGLVGLGRDGYDALAPIQWPVTKAAPHGTARLFEDGKFATANGRAKLLAITPQGPEQALSTAYPLRLNTGRIRDQWHTMTRTARSPRLMNHRAEPFMDVHPEDAHTAGVMDQGLAVLTAAKGEFRARVRVSNAQRRGEVFVPIHWTDCFTQQARSSALIDSITDPLSGQPESKHGAVALAPLATDWQATLLVAGGATESTPWCTSAYWTRIPMRGCQRWQLAHTQSVNDWLAQLKEWLPGEVAVVSQDPTNARLRAACVENGQLRWWLMVGPPNELPGLAWLEARFNEAALSDTHRRRLLAGCDDGAADTGPVVCSCHQVGQTTIVNAIREGDTSVEALGARLACGTQCGSCIPELKSLIEEERPNARTKQPLATEVV encoded by the coding sequence ATGACTCAGGCCAAAACCACATGCCCCTACTGCGGCGTCGGCTGTGGCGTGACGGCGACCATTGAAGCGGGCACGCTGAGCGCTGTCGAGGGCGACCGTGAGCACCCTGCGAATTATGGTCGGCTGTGTGTCAAAGGTTCTGCGCTGCATGAGACGTTGGGTGAGCAGGGCCGCCTGACTCACCCACGTGTAGATGGCGTTGAGGTTGCCTGGGAGTCCGCACTGAACACCACCGCTGAGCGTTTAAACGCCCTGCGGGCCGAGCATGGCAATCATAGCGTAGCGGCGTACCTGTCGGGGCAGCTCTTAACTGAAGATTACTATGTGGCCAATAAGCTGTTTAAAGGCTTTTTGGGCACGCCTCATTTAGATACCAACTCGCGACTGTGCATGGCCTCCGCGGTGGCTGGCTATAAGCGTGCTTTCGGTGCGGATGCGGTGCCGTGCAACTACGAAGACTTGGAAGAGGCGGAGTTGGTCGTGTTGGTGGGTTCCAACTTGGCCTGGAACCATCCGGTGCTTTACCAACGCATTAAAGTCGCTAAAGAGCGCAACCCTCTGATGCGCTTGGTCGTCATCGACCCGCGCGTGACCGATAGCTGTGAAATCGCTGACCTCTACCTGGGGATTAAGCCGGGCAGCGATGCTTACCTATTTAATGGTCTGCTGGCGTGGATGGCAAAGCGTCGCAAGCTCGATACCCTCTATCTTGAGCGTCACACCGAAGGCGTTGAAAAGGCCTTAGCGGCAGCTCAACAAACCGCTGGGTCGGTGGCGGAAGTAGCGGCTGCCTGTGATGTCGACCCCGAGCGTCTGGAAACCTTCTACTACTGGTTTGCCAGCCAACTGCATGTGGTCACGCTCTATTCCCAGGGCGTTAACCAATCCGCTAGCGGCACCGATAAATGCAATGCGATTATTAACTGCCACCTGGCGGGCGGAAAAATCGGTTTGCCGGGGGCAGGGCCGTTCTCGATTACCGGCCAACCCAATGCCATGGGCGGGCGCGAAGTAGGTGGGCTGGCAAACCAGCTAGCTGCGCATATGGATTACCACACCCCCGGCGCCATTGATCTGGTCAGCCGTTTCTGGGCGACCGATAATCTCACGCCCATTCTGCCGGAAGAGCCGGGTTATAAAGCGGTGGAACTGTTTGAAGCCATTGAGCGAGGCGAGATAAAAGCGCTCTGGGTGATGGCCACCAATCCCGCGATTAGCCTGCCCGATGCCGCGCGGGTGCGCGCTGCGCTGGAAAAATGCCCGCTGGTGATTGTCTCTGAGTGTGCCGCCCATACTGATTTGCTGCCTTATGCAGATATCGTGCTGCCAGCCTCGGGCTGGTCGGAAAAAGATGGCACCGTGACTAACTCCGAGCGGCGCATCTCCCGCCAGCGGGGCATGCTGCCACCCCCAGGTGAAGCCCGCCACGACTGGTGGATAATGTGTGAGGTGGCGAATCGTCTGGGGTTTGCCGAGGCGTTTAACTATGCGCATCCCTGGGAGATTTTCGACGAGCACGCTCGTCTCTCTGGGTTTGAAAACGGGCTTGAAAACGGAGTTGATAACAGCACAGTGCCCGGCAGCCCGCAGCGGTTGTTTGATATATCAGGTTTGGTGGGCCTGGGCCGGGATGGTTACGACGCCTTAGCACCGATTCAATGGCCGGTCACAAAGGCCGCCCCCCATGGCACGGCACGGCTGTTTGAGGATGGCAAATTTGCCACCGCGAATGGTCGCGCCAAGCTGCTGGCGATCACGCCCCAAGGGCCTGAACAGGCGCTGAGTACCGCTTACCCACTGCGTCTGAACACCGGCCGGATTCGTGATCAGTGGCACACCATGACCCGCACCGCTCGCTCACCGCGGTTAATGAATCACCGCGCCGAACCCTTTATGGATGTGCACCCAGAGGATGCCCACACCGCCGGTGTTATGGATCAAGGGCTGGCAGTGTTAACCGCCGCGAAAGGCGAATTTCGCGCTCGGGTGCGGGTCTCCAATGCCCAACGCCGCGGTGAGGTTTTCGTACCCATCCACTGGACTGACTGCTTTACCCAGCAGGCCAGAAGCAGCGCGCTGATCGACAGCATTACCGACCCGCTCTCTGGGCAGCCTGAATCTAAGCACGGCGCCGTGGCGCTGGCGCCTCTGGCTACTGATTGGCAGGCCACTCTACTGGTCGCCGGAGGGGCAACGGAATCAACACCTTGGTGCACCAGTGCCTATTGGACACGTATTCCCATGCGCGGCTGCCAGCGCTGGCAACTTGCCCATACGCAGTCGGTTAACGATTGGTTGGCGCAGTTGAAAGAGTGGCTGCCTGGGGAAGTGGCGGTGGTCAGCCAAGACCCCACTAACGCACGTCTGCGTGCCGCCTGCGTGGAAAACGGTCAGTTGCGCTGGTGGCTGATGGTTGGCCCGCCCAACGAGTTGCCAGGGTTAGCGTGGCTGGAAGCGCGTTTTAACGAGGCGGCGCTGAGCGATACCCACCGCCGCCGCCTATTAGCCGGCTGTGACGACGGCGCTGCGGATACCGGCCCGGTGGTATGCAGTTGCCACCAAGTAGGCCAAACCACCATCGTCAATGCTATCCGCGAGGGCGACACCAGCGTAGAAGCGTTGGGCGCCAGACTCGCTTGCGGCACCCAGTGCGGTAGCTGTATTCCCGAATTGAAATCACTGATTGAAGAGGAGCGGCCCAATGCCCGCACTAAGCAACCCCTTGCTACAGAAGTGGTTTAA
- the cobA gene encoding uroporphyrinogen-III C-methyltransferase: MPALSNPLLQKWFNAFMRLSHRALTPLVQHAADIRLPLRGECRAGQVYLVGAGSGDAELLTLKAARLLMQADAVVYDRLVGDDVLALIPSSSERYYVGKARGHHSVPQAEIGGLMVKLAREGKSVVRLKGGDPAVFARMGEELDALAAAQVAATIVPGITAASAAAACMGIPLTDRGHAQQLRFVTAQLCREDGTPDWQALARKDETLVFYMGLSKVNAICHGLRQAGLPDEWPIMLVANASQSEQQSLVGSLADMPEKLAATPLPSPCLIVVGSVVQRVATTPAALATNFCSAPQTTP; the protein is encoded by the coding sequence ATGCCCGCACTAAGCAACCCCTTGCTACAGAAGTGGTTTAACGCCTTTATGCGGTTATCGCACCGCGCGTTAACGCCGTTGGTTCAGCATGCTGCTGACATACGTTTGCCACTGCGTGGCGAGTGCCGCGCCGGGCAGGTTTACTTGGTCGGCGCGGGCAGCGGCGATGCAGAGCTGTTAACCCTCAAGGCTGCACGCTTACTTATGCAGGCAGACGCCGTGGTGTATGACCGCTTGGTAGGGGATGACGTTCTGGCACTGATTCCTAGCAGCAGCGAGCGCTACTACGTTGGCAAAGCCCGCGGCCATCACAGCGTACCGCAAGCGGAAATCGGTGGGCTGATGGTAAAACTCGCCCGTGAAGGGAAATCGGTAGTGCGGCTTAAGGGCGGCGACCCGGCTGTGTTTGCGCGCATGGGCGAGGAGCTGGATGCCCTGGCCGCCGCCCAGGTGGCTGCCACTATTGTGCCGGGAATTACCGCGGCCTCTGCCGCCGCGGCCTGCATGGGTATCCCGCTCACCGATCGTGGCCATGCGCAGCAACTGCGCTTTGTTACCGCCCAGCTATGCCGCGAAGACGGCACGCCGGACTGGCAAGCACTGGCGCGCAAAGATGAAACCCTGGTGTTTTACATGGGGCTTTCCAAAGTGAATGCAATTTGCCACGGCCTACGCCAAGCAGGCCTGCCGGATGAGTGGCCGATCATGCTGGTGGCCAACGCCAGCCAGAGTGAACAGCAGTCGCTGGTGGGCTCGCTGGCGGATATGCCCGAAAAACTCGCCGCAACTCCCTTACCGTCACCCTGTTTGATTGTGGTGGGCAGTGTGGTGCAAAGAGTCGCCACGACGCCCGCTGCCCTAGCCACCAATTTTTGCTCTGCACCGCAAACCACGCCTTAA
- a CDS encoding formate/nitrite transporter family protein: MSYLLPAEFATKMVDAGEAKLHMSTRDALIRAFMAGAILAIAAVFAVTVAVQTGYPIIGAILFPVGFSILYLMGFDLLTGVFVLTPLAWLDKRPGVTINRILKHWGIVFIGNFGGALTVAFLMAIVFTYGFSTEPSEVGRVIGEVGEGRTVGYKEYGAGGMATIFIRGILCNWMVSLGVVGAMISTTVSGKVIAMWMPIMLFFGMGFEHSVVNMFLFPSGLMMGGNFSIMDYLIWNEIPVVLGNLIGGLALTGLTLYTTHVRTAPQKAL, encoded by the coding sequence ATGTCCTACTTATTGCCTGCTGAATTTGCTACCAAGATGGTCGATGCTGGCGAAGCCAAGCTTCACATGTCTACCCGTGATGCACTGATTCGCGCTTTTATGGCGGGGGCTATTTTGGCCATCGCGGCGGTGTTTGCGGTGACCGTAGCGGTGCAAACCGGCTACCCGATTATCGGCGCCATCCTGTTTCCGGTGGGCTTCTCGATACTCTATCTAATGGGCTTTGATCTGTTGACCGGGGTGTTTGTGTTAACGCCGCTGGCGTGGCTGGATAAACGGCCTGGGGTGACGATTAATCGTATTCTCAAGCACTGGGGCATTGTGTTTATCGGTAATTTTGGTGGGGCATTAACGGTTGCCTTTCTCATGGCGATTGTGTTCACCTACGGCTTTAGCACCGAACCCAGCGAAGTGGGGCGGGTCATTGGTGAAGTGGGCGAAGGACGCACCGTGGGTTATAAAGAGTATGGCGCTGGCGGCATGGCGACGATTTTTATCCGCGGCATACTGTGCAACTGGATGGTTTCGCTGGGGGTAGTGGGCGCGATGATCTCAACCACGGTGAGCGGTAAGGTGATTGCCATGTGGATGCCGATCATGCTGTTCTTCGGTATGGGCTTTGAACACTCGGTGGTCAACATGTTTCTGTTCCCCTCCGGGCTGATGATGGGCGGTAACTTCTCGATTATGGATTACCTGATCTGGAATGAAATTCCGGTAGTGCTGGGTAACTTGATCGGTGGTTTGGCGTTAACTGGCCTGACGCTCTACACCACCCACGTGCGTACCGCGCCGCAAAAAGCCCTATGA
- a CDS encoding bifunctional protein-serine/threonine kinase/phosphatase has protein sequence MAALTISLGQHSDKGRKPSNQDFYGAYLPSDPQRATKGIAIALADGISSSEVSREASEAAVGGFLTDYYATPATWAVKTSAQRVLQATNAWLYAQTRQSQYRYNLDRGYVCTLSAMVIKSTTAHLFHVGDSRIYQLAGKTLEPLTEDHRFWASREVSHLSRAMGASQHLELDYSSVTLSVGDVFVLTTDGVYEWLTGTEMAALIHAHWGDLDAAAEALISAAIDNGSDDNLTVQIVRIDTLPERHANELYAALSTLPSPSELRAGSELDGYRVVRQLHASSRSHVYLAEEVASGEKVALKTLSTELSQDSASIERFVREEWIARRIDNQHVLKAPTQEHPRRYLYTVLAYIEGQTLTQWMRDHPNAELASVRPIVEQIAKGLRAFHRLEMLHQDLRPDNVMIDSHGTVKLIDFGAAKVAGLAEEVNATSDDILGTAQYTAPEYFLGEGGTPRSDQYSLAVITYQMLTGTLPYGTEVAKTRTRAAQHKLAYQSALSENRELPAWVDEVLKKALHPTPHKRFTALSEFIFELRSPSQEVLKRAQLPLLERDPVLFWKGVSLVLALVVIALLLR, from the coding sequence ATGGCAGCGCTGACCATTTCGCTCGGCCAGCACTCTGATAAAGGGCGCAAGCCAAGCAATCAGGATTTTTACGGCGCTTATCTACCCAGCGACCCCCAGCGCGCCACCAAAGGCATTGCGATCGCGTTAGCGGATGGGATCAGCAGCAGCGAAGTGAGCCGGGAAGCGAGTGAAGCGGCGGTGGGTGGGTTTTTAACAGACTACTACGCCACCCCGGCTACCTGGGCGGTTAAAACCTCCGCCCAGAGGGTGCTGCAGGCCACCAATGCGTGGCTTTACGCCCAAACCCGGCAGAGCCAGTACCGCTACAACCTGGATCGTGGCTATGTGTGTACCCTGAGCGCGATGGTGATTAAATCCACCACTGCGCACCTGTTTCACGTTGGCGATAGCCGCATCTATCAGCTCGCCGGCAAGACGCTGGAGCCACTGACCGAGGATCATCGCTTTTGGGCATCCCGGGAAGTCAGTCATTTAAGCCGCGCCATGGGGGCCAGCCAGCACCTGGAGTTGGATTATTCCTCGGTAACGCTGAGTGTGGGCGATGTGTTTGTACTCACTACCGACGGTGTTTATGAGTGGCTAACCGGCACCGAAATGGCCGCGCTGATTCACGCCCACTGGGGCGATCTCGACGCGGCTGCTGAGGCGCTAATCTCTGCCGCTATCGATAATGGCAGCGACGACAACCTCACCGTGCAAATTGTGCGCATTGATACGCTGCCTGAGCGCCACGCTAATGAACTCTACGCGGCGCTTAGCACCCTGCCGTCACCGTCTGAATTGCGTGCAGGAAGCGAGCTGGACGGCTACCGCGTTGTGCGTCAACTGCATGCCAGCAGTCGCAGCCATGTCTACCTGGCGGAAGAGGTAGCGAGTGGCGAGAAGGTGGCACTAAAAACCCTCTCAACCGAGCTAAGCCAAGACTCGGCGAGTATTGAGCGGTTTGTGCGCGAAGAGTGGATTGCACGGCGCATCGATAATCAGCACGTGCTTAAAGCCCCCACCCAAGAGCACCCTCGCCGCTACCTTTACACCGTGCTGGCGTATATCGAAGGGCAAACCCTGACCCAGTGGATGCGCGACCACCCCAACGCTGAATTAGCCAGCGTTCGTCCCATCGTCGAGCAGATTGCCAAGGGGCTGCGCGCCTTTCATCGTCTGGAAATGCTGCATCAGGATTTACGCCCTGATAACGTCATGATCGATAGCCACGGAACGGTGAAGCTGATCGATTTTGGCGCTGCCAAGGTGGCGGGTCTTGCCGAAGAGGTCAATGCGACTAGCGACGACATTCTAGGCACTGCCCAGTACACCGCGCCGGAGTATTTTCTGGGTGAAGGTGGCACACCCCGTTCGGATCAGTACTCACTGGCAGTGATTACCTATCAGATGCTAACCGGTACGCTGCCCTATGGCACCGAGGTGGCCAAAACCCGCACTCGGGCAGCGCAACATAAGCTTGCCTACCAATCGGCGCTTAGCGAGAACCGTGAACTGCCCGCTTGGGTAGATGAGGTGCTCAAAAAGGCACTACATCCCACTCCCCACAAACGTTTTACGGCACTTTCGGAGTTTATTTTCGAGCTACGCTCGCCAAGCCAAGAAGTGCTGAAACGTGCCCAATTACCGCTGCTGGAGCGCGACCCGGTGCTGTTCTGGAAGGGCGTTTCACTAGTATTGGCGCTAGTGGTTATCGCGCTGTTATTGCGGTGA
- the dkgB gene encoding 2,5-didehydrogluconate reductase DkgB produces the protein MQIVIPNPGFGTFRLEGDTLKQSIHTALEVGYRHIDTAQFYGNEKGVGEAIRASSVPRSDIFLTTKVWFDNLEPATLKASVDESLQKLGTDYVDLLLIHWPSPEDEVPMVDYLTALKEVKAEGKARNIGISNFTIAQVDEAVSILGKGEILTNQIEVHPFLQNRKLVDHCKQHDIQITAFMPLAVGKVMDDPTLKQIADAHNVTPAQIALAWVKQRNMITIPSSTKARNIQSNIAAFDLVLSDSEMTEIAKLDRKERIANPEIAPLWDE, from the coding sequence ATGCAGATTGTGATACCCAACCCCGGTTTTGGTACTTTTCGCCTGGAAGGCGATACGCTCAAGCAGAGTATCCACACAGCGCTTGAGGTCGGGTATCGGCACATCGACACGGCACAGTTTTATGGCAATGAAAAAGGGGTAGGGGAGGCGATTCGCGCCAGCAGCGTGCCACGCAGCGATATTTTCCTAACCACCAAGGTGTGGTTCGACAACCTTGAGCCTGCAACGCTTAAAGCCAGCGTGGACGAAAGCCTGCAGAAATTAGGCACCGATTACGTTGACCTGCTGCTGATCCACTGGCCGTCCCCAGAGGATGAAGTGCCGATGGTCGATTACCTGACGGCGCTTAAAGAGGTCAAAGCCGAGGGGAAAGCGCGCAATATCGGCATTTCCAACTTTACCATCGCACAGGTGGATGAAGCGGTCAGCATTTTGGGTAAAGGTGAAATTCTCACCAACCAGATCGAGGTTCATCCTTTCTTACAGAACCGTAAACTGGTCGATCACTGCAAGCAGCATGACATTCAGATTACTGCCTTTATGCCCCTGGCCGTGGGCAAAGTAATGGATGACCCGACCCTTAAGCAGATCGCCGACGCACATAACGTTACGCCCGCTCAAATTGCCCTTGCTTGGGTAAAACAGCGCAATATGATTACGATTCCTTCATCGACCAAGGCGCGAAATATTCAAAGCAACATTGCCGCCTTTGACTTAGTCTTGAGCGACAGCGAGATGACGGAAATCGCCAAGTTGGATCGTAAAGAGCGTATCGCCAACCCTGAAATAGCGCCGCTCTGGGATGAGTAA
- the arfA gene encoding alternative ribosome rescue factor ArfA yields the protein MKQRKIKDNALKAQLRTPMFKMQQQTPKKGKGSYSRKGRNSLGGHRQAA from the coding sequence ATGAAACAGCGCAAGATAAAAGACAACGCTTTAAAAGCGCAGCTGCGAACGCCGATGTTTAAAATGCAGCAGCAAACCCCGAAAAAAGGTAAAGGGAGCTACTCCCGGAAAGGACGCAATTCTCTGGGAGGGCATCGCCAAGCCGCCTAA
- a CDS encoding ABC transporter ATP-binding protein translates to MSPPSESTSSSPLSGFFGVFRYSRRALGLVWETSRWMMLGLALCTLVAGVLPAVAAWVGQLIVDGVVSAMDAHQAATDPNLLVSIAPVLKLVGIEAVIIALIALAQRGLSAQQSLLRALLGQKVNVMILEKAGQLSLSQFEDSELYDQLTRARREASTRPLALVNKTFGLLQNAISLGSFGVLLVQFSPWALLILVAGALPVFVSEAKFSGDAFRLFRWRSPQTRMQIYLETVLAREDSIKEVKLFGLEGLFLKRYRDIFTQLFAEDRRLTLRRESWGFLLGLLGTLTFYAAYGWVVIETIAGALTLGQMTMYLMVFKQGQAALSASLTAISGMYEDNLYLSNLYEYLEQPVEAENGTLTQGARPGDGLRFENVSFSYPGGDSVLQDPVLHDISLHLSPGQSLALVGENGSGKTTLIKLLTRLYQPTQGRILLDGSDLRDWSAQALYERTGVIFQDFVRYQLQVGENLGVGDTHAFDNEQRWQQAARHGMADEFITRMGNGYKTQLGRWFKNGQELSGGQWQKIALSRAYMRENADILVLDEPTAAMDAAAEAEIFTRFREHSRDKMAILISHRFSTVRSADLILVIDQGHIIERGTHEALLETDGRYAKLFKLQAAGYR, encoded by the coding sequence ATGTCACCACCTTCTGAATCTACCTCCTCCTCACCGTTAAGCGGTTTTTTTGGCGTGTTTCGATACAGCCGCCGCGCGCTTGGCTTGGTGTGGGAAACGTCCCGCTGGATGATGCTGGGCTTAGCACTGTGCACGTTAGTCGCTGGTGTGCTTCCCGCTGTGGCGGCCTGGGTAGGCCAATTGATTGTGGATGGCGTGGTAAGTGCCATGGACGCTCATCAAGCTGCCACTGACCCCAACCTGCTAGTGTCCATTGCTCCGGTACTCAAGCTGGTGGGGATTGAAGCCGTTATTATTGCGCTGATTGCCCTAGCTCAGCGCGGGCTTTCGGCCCAGCAGTCGCTGTTAAGAGCGCTGTTAGGGCAGAAGGTCAATGTGATGATTCTCGAGAAAGCTGGCCAGCTGTCACTTAGCCAGTTTGAGGATTCAGAACTTTATGACCAGCTCACCCGGGCGCGGCGTGAAGCGTCTACGCGCCCACTTGCGCTGGTAAACAAAACCTTTGGGTTGCTGCAAAATGCGATCTCCCTGGGTAGTTTTGGGGTACTGCTGGTGCAGTTCTCTCCTTGGGCATTGCTGATCCTGGTAGCTGGTGCGCTGCCGGTATTTGTATCCGAGGCCAAATTCTCGGGCGATGCTTTTCGGTTGTTCCGCTGGCGTTCACCGCAAACCCGTATGCAGATTTATTTAGAGACGGTACTTGCACGGGAAGACAGCATTAAAGAGGTCAAACTGTTTGGTCTTGAAGGGCTGTTTCTTAAACGCTACCGCGATATTTTCACCCAGCTGTTTGCAGAAGATCGTCGTTTAACCCTTCGCCGGGAAAGCTGGGGATTTCTGCTCGGCTTGCTCGGCACCTTAACGTTTTACGCTGCCTACGGCTGGGTGGTGATTGAAACCATTGCCGGGGCACTGACGTTGGGTCAAATGACCATGTATTTAATGGTTTTCAAGCAAGGCCAAGCGGCGCTCTCCGCTAGCCTTACCGCCATTAGCGGCATGTACGAAGATAACCTTTATCTATCCAATCTTTATGAGTACCTGGAGCAACCGGTTGAGGCCGAAAATGGCACGCTCACACAAGGAGCACGGCCTGGGGATGGGCTGCGCTTTGAGAATGTCAGTTTCTCTTATCCTGGCGGCGACTCTGTTCTGCAAGATCCAGTTCTACACGATATTTCGCTGCACCTCTCCCCTGGGCAGAGCTTGGCGTTGGTGGGTGAAAACGGCTCTGGCAAGACCACGCTGATCAAACTTTTGACGCGACTCTACCAACCTACTCAAGGCCGCATTCTATTAGACGGTAGCGACCTACGTGACTGGAGCGCTCAAGCGCTGTATGAGCGTACCGGCGTCATCTTTCAGGACTTCGTGCGCTATCAGCTACAGGTGGGTGAGAACCTTGGCGTTGGCGATACCCATGCCTTTGACAATGAACAGCGCTGGCAGCAAGCCGCACGTCACGGCATGGCGGATGAGTTTATTACACGCATGGGGAATGGCTACAAAACCCAACTGGGCCGCTGGTTTAAAAATGGCCAAGAGCTCTCCGGCGGCCAGTGGCAGAAAATCGCCCTCTCAAGGGCCTATATGCGAGAGAACGCAGATATTTTAGTCCTGGATGAACCCACTGCCGCCATGGATGCCGCCGCAGAAGCCGAAATATTTACCCGTTTTCGCGAACATAGCCGCGACAAGATGGCGATACTGATCTCGCACCGCTTCTCCACAGTACGCAGTGCTGATCTCATTTTAGTGATCGACCAAGGGCATATTATTGAACGTGGCACCCATGAAGCGTTGCTGGAAACTGATGGACGATACGCAAAGCTGTTTAAGTTACAGGCGGCAGGATACCGCTGA
- a CDS encoding gamma-glutamyltransferase family protein, with the protein MQQDALFYPSASRRMATFGKRGMVATSQPLAAQVGISILQQGGNAIDAAIAAAAALTVVEPTSNGIGSDAFAIVWVDGKLHGLNASGPAPQAATIEALKALGHDTVPNHGMLPVTVPGAPAAWAALSERFGKLPFAALLAPAIALAEEGFPVSPVIHQMWKDAFTNYSAYSEASFKPWFDTFAPEGRAPEAGELWRSEGHAKSLKAIADTHAKAFYEGELAEAIDAFSREHGGLLRKEDLAAYRPEWVDPISVRYKGHDIWEIPPNGSGMIVLQALGMLEHLGEEGRDPVETLHRRIEATKLAYVDGFAHVTDLDAMRPTIDQMLADDYLKSRAALIGEQAVDPVHGNPIQGGTVYLATADSDGNMVSLIQSNFKGFGSGMVVPGTGISLQNRGWSFSLDPQHPNALAPGKRTYHTIIPGFITKDNQAVGPFGVMGGYMQPQGHVQVVTAMLEDQLNPQAALDMPRWKWTKGKTIEVEADFPNHLALALARRGHDIVKVADSISFGRGQIILRDPKTGVLQGGTEPRTDGAVLPW; encoded by the coding sequence ATGCAACAAGATGCACTTTTCTACCCCAGCGCCTCGCGCCGGATGGCAACGTTCGGTAAACGTGGCATGGTCGCTACTTCTCAGCCGTTAGCGGCGCAGGTGGGTATTAGCATACTGCAGCAAGGGGGCAATGCGATTGATGCCGCGATTGCCGCCGCTGCTGCATTAACGGTAGTGGAACCCACGTCGAATGGGATAGGAAGCGACGCCTTTGCTATTGTCTGGGTCGACGGCAAACTACATGGCCTCAACGCCAGTGGCCCCGCCCCGCAAGCGGCGACCATTGAAGCGCTGAAAGCACTCGGCCATGACACCGTGCCAAACCACGGCATGCTGCCTGTTACGGTACCCGGCGCTCCTGCTGCGTGGGCGGCACTGTCTGAGCGCTTTGGCAAGTTGCCGTTTGCAGCGTTGCTAGCCCCTGCCATTGCGCTGGCAGAAGAAGGCTTCCCTGTGTCTCCCGTTATCCATCAAATGTGGAAGGACGCCTTCACCAACTATTCAGCCTATAGCGAGGCTTCTTTCAAACCTTGGTTTGATACGTTTGCCCCCGAAGGTCGAGCACCGGAAGCGGGTGAACTGTGGCGCTCGGAAGGCCATGCTAAAAGCCTAAAAGCGATTGCCGACACCCACGCCAAGGCATTTTATGAGGGCGAACTGGCCGAGGCTATCGACGCCTTTTCCCGCGAACACGGCGGCTTGTTACGCAAAGAAGATCTGGCGGCTTACCGACCGGAGTGGGTCGACCCGATTAGTGTGCGCTATAAAGGCCATGATATTTGGGAAATCCCTCCTAACGGCAGCGGCATGATCGTGTTGCAAGCGCTGGGTATGCTTGAGCACTTAGGCGAAGAAGGACGCGATCCGGTGGAAACGCTGCACCGTCGCATTGAAGCCACCAAACTAGCCTATGTCGATGGCTTCGCACATGTTACTGACCTTGATGCTATGCGCCCCACCATTGATCAGATGCTGGCCGACGATTATTTGAAGTCCCGTGCTGCACTGATTGGTGAACAGGCAGTTGACCCAGTACACGGCAACCCGATTCAGGGCGGCACGGTGTATCTGGCAACGGCTGACAGCGATGGCAATATGGTGTCACTGATTCAAAGTAACTTTAAAGGCTTTGGCTCGGGCATGGTCGTTCCCGGCACTGGCATCAGCCTGCAAAACCGTGGCTGGTCATTCTCTCTCGACCCGCAGCACCCTAATGCTCTGGCGCCCGGCAAACGCACCTATCACACCATCATCCCCGGCTTTATCACCAAAGATAATCAAGCCGTTGGGCCGTTTGGCGTGATGGGCGGCTATATGCAGCCGCAAGGTCATGTGCAGGTGGTAACGGCGATGCTAGAAGATCAGCTTAACCCCCAAGCGGCCCTCGATATGCCCCGCTGGAAGTGGACCAAAGGCAAAACCATCGAAGTCGAAGCCGATTTTCCTAATCATTTAGCGCTTGCGCTGGCACGCCGGGGGCACGACATCGTCAAAGTTGCCGATTCCATCAGCTTTGGCCGTGGGCAAATCATTCTGCGCGACCCTAAAACGGGCGTATTGCAAGGCGGCACCGAGCCTCGCACCGACGGGGCCGTGCTGCCCTGGTAA